Genomic DNA from Bacterioplanes sanyensis:
TCTGTGTATGCTGTGCGTACCGGTGCCTTGAAAACTTACACCCTGGCCAGCAATGGCGAAGAGCAAATTACCGGTTTTCACCTAGCCTCAGAGCTTATTGGCCTAGCTGGCTATGACAACGGTGAGTACCCGCTAACCGCCAAAGCATTGGAAACCACCACCGTCTGCGAAATCCCGCTGACCCAACTGGAGTCTTTGGCTGACGACTTGCCCGATCTACGCCGCCAGCTGATGCGCAACATGGGCACAGAAATTCGCCACGACCAAAGCATGATGCTGCTGCTGAGTAAGAAAAACGCCGAAGAGCGTGTTGCCTCATTCTTACTGGACATTGCCCAGCGCTACGCTCGCCGTGGCTTCTCCGCCAGCCACTTCCGCCTGCCTATGTCGCGTGTCGACATCAGTAATTACCTTGGCCTGGCGGTAGAAACCATCAGCCGAGTGTTCACTCGATTCCAGAAGAACGGCTTGATTGAAACCCAAGGTAAAGAGGTGATCCTGCAAGACATGGATACCCTCAACGAGCTGGCTGGCTTGGTTGACGAAGAGGCCTGCGAGCACAAGTAGCTCACTCCAGCGGCTACTGGCACAAACCCTGCTTCCCTGAAGGTAAAGAATCGCAGATTTGACGCATAATTTGCGTCAAATCACAGGCAAGCGACTAACACCTGATCTATGGTTGCTGTACGGCGAAGCAGTTGCCGGGAGGTAGAGAATGGGTATTTGTGCAAATGAACTCAGACGCTGGGTCATCGAGCCAACGTTAAAAACCATGGGCTGCTGGTCTGGCTCCATGGAGCAGTTGTTATTAGCCACCGCAGCCCAAGAATCTGGGCTCGGCCAGCACATTCACGGCGCCCAGCAGCGCGGCTTGGGAATTTACCAGATCAGCAGCCGCACTCACCGCAACGTGTGGGACAAATATCTAGTCCATCACCCAGAGTTGGCCAGCACCGTCAGAGGGCTGGCCAGTCAGCATGACTTCCTGCGCCACCCGCATGCCGAACTGACCACCAATCTTTCCTACGCCACCGCCATCGCCGCGCTTATCTATCAGCGCAATCATCGTTTTCATCTCGAAGAGCAGCCCAGTGCCACCGAGCTGGCGCGCGCCTGGAAGCGCTTTTATCACCGCAGCAGCGACATCAGCATCGACGCCTTTGCCAACAACTATTTGGCACTGTTGGGCTCCGGTCAGCATGCCGCTTGACACTGCTTTGCTGACTGGCGACTCGAACTTGGTTAGAATGCGCGCCCTGTTCACTTTCTGACCCAAAGCGCTCTATGACTACCGACGCCGCCGAACGCAAAGCCCGCACTGAATTCAACAAACTGCAGAAACGTCTGCGCCGCAATGTCGGGAAAGCCATCGACGACTATCGCATGATCGAAGAAGGCGACAAGGTGATGGTTTGCCTATCGGGCGGCAAAGACTCGTACACCATGCTCGACATTTTGATCAGCTTGCAAAAAAGCGCGCCAGTGTCGTTTGAGTTGGTGGCCGTTAACATGGATCAAAAGCAGCCGGGGTTTCCTGAGCATGTGCTGCCCGAGTACTTAGATACCGTCGGCGTACCCTATTACATCGTCGAAAAAGACACCTACAGCATCGTTAAAGAGGTTGTACCTG
This window encodes:
- the fnr gene encoding fumarate/nitrate reduction transcriptional regulator Fnr gives rise to the protein MKPSLVSNTPLRGTQPHCQTCSLNSLCLPLSLSDNDMDRLDDIIRRGRPIQKGQLLFQQGEEFQSVYAVRTGALKTYTLASNGEEQITGFHLASELIGLAGYDNGEYPLTAKALETTTVCEIPLTQLESLADDLPDLRRQLMRNMGTEIRHDQSMMLLLSKKNAEERVASFLLDIAQRYARRGFSASHFRLPMSRVDISNYLGLAVETISRVFTRFQKNGLIETQGKEVILQDMDTLNELAGLVDEEACEHK